The window CCTTAATTTTCTCATAAAGCCATTTAAATATAAACATCACCCCCTCCCCACGTACTTAATTTTCTTCCATACGCCAAAGAACAGGTTTCGACCGGTATTAAACAGAGATAGGAACTGAATATTATTCTGCATAATACCCACCGGTTTTTCGACTTCCCCGATGCTCCACTTCGCCTTCTTTAGCAAGAATACTCAAATTTTTCCGAACATAACTATCAGAAAAACCTGTTGCATTCATCATGTCTCCTATACTGCAACCAGGATTTTGCTTAACGAATGACAACAGACGGGCTCTGGCAGGAGATTGTTTCTCAGGTTTATCCGCCACTTTATCCGCCACTTTATCCGCTACTTTATCCGCTACTTTTTTTGAGGATACAGTCACTTTGAGACCTCCTCCTAAAATTTCGAACTTCGGCTCCTGCAAGCCTGCATCACGGAACAACTGAATAACGCGAGTAACGCCCGAGCCATATTTTTCAATTTCTCCAAGCAAGTGAAAATGATTAGCTATAGCCTTATTACGGAGTGTTGAAAGATAACGGTTGTGCACTAAATCGTCAACGCTTATATCTCCAGGAAGTATTCCAGGATTAAAGAACTCAATATAATCCGAAAACACCTTCACACAAGATTCAGACGGAGAACGATAATCCCTATGGACTATCATATTCAAGATTATTTCACGCAGAGCGTCTAACGGATAGTCCCAAACCAAGTCGTTTTCAGGTTTACCTGTTATTACGACAGCACAATTGATATGTTTTTTTACAAATTCAAAAATATGATCTACCTGACTCACCAGGTCGCCATGGGCCTCATCCCTATCCTTGATTATCGTCGGTGTCTGGAAGAAACCCATCTGTACTGCGGTATTTATATGCCAGTCCTTGGCAAAGAGCATTTCCGCAGCAAACGTCAGTTTTCCATCACGCAACAGGCGATTTTTCCGCAAAAAATCAACCGGATCCATGGGCAAATGGTAGCCACGGCGGTTTATGCGTTCAATGCTTTGCTTGACCTTCCTTAACGATATGTCGTCCATTCTCCCAGATTCATCAAGGACATAATCCCAGCTAGAGTTCTGCGTTTGCAAGGTACAGTCGCCAATTTCAGACGGAGACATCAGATGGTTGCTATTCTCATGACGCATAAAGCAACGCCCCTGAACAGACACGGGCTTAATTGCGCTTTCACGAACAATTAAGGCGACCAACTTTTTGCCCTTATACTCAATCAGCTCAACATCAGGTATTTGCTCGGGCTCGGTCTTACTTTTTATTTCATTCAGCCAGTTCTGCACACTTTCTTCGCCAATTTGCACACCATGTACTTTCGTTAGCGATTTTAACCCGACAAATATGGTGCCGCCTTTTTTATTCGCAAAGGCACAGACAGATTCTATCGTCTCTTGATTAAAGGACGATTTGAACTCAACCTTACTGTTTTCGCCCTTGGAAATCATTTTTTCAAGCAGCATCAGCGTTACACCCTATC is drawn from Fibrobacter sp. UWR3 and contains these coding sequences:
- a CDS encoding RNA-binding domain-containing protein; protein product: MLLEKMISKGENSKVEFKSSFNQETIESVCAFANKKGGTIFVGLKSLTKVHGVQIGEESVQNWLNEIKSKTEPEQIPDVELIEYKGKKLVALIVRESAIKPVSVQGRCFMRHENSNHLMSPSEIGDCTLQTQNSSWDYVLDESGRMDDISLRKVKQSIERINRRGYHLPMDPVDFLRKNRLLRDGKLTFAAEMLFAKDWHINTAVQMGFFQTPTIIKDRDEAHGDLVSQVDHIFEFVKKHINCAVVITGKPENDLVWDYPLDALREIILNMIVHRDYRSPSESCVKVFSDYIEFFNPGILPGDISVDDLVHNRYLSTLRNKAIANHFHLLGEIEKYGSGVTRVIQLFRDAGLQEPKFEILGGGLKVTVSSKKVADKVADKVADKVADKPEKQSPARARLLSFVKQNPGCSIGDMMNATGFSDSYVRKNLSILAKEGEVEHRGSRKTGGYYAE